One Streptomyces formicae genomic window, CCGGTCCACCAGCGCGCTGCGCGCCGACCACTGGCTGCGCGTGAGGCCGGGCACGGACGCCGCACTCGCCCTCGGCCTCGCCCACCTCCTGATCGAGAACGGTTCGTACGACGAGGAGTTCGTGCGCACGTGGACTAACGGCCCCCTGCTGGTGCGCCGCGACAACGGACGCTTCCTGCGGGCCGACGAACTGGCCGCCGAGACCCAGGGGTTCGTCGTCTGGGACGAGGCGGACGACGGGCCACGGGCCTACGACACCCACGCGGCGGCCCGGTCGCCCGAACGGTTCGCGCTCCGCGGCGCCCACCGCGTGCGCACCCTGCGCGGCTCCGTGCTCTGCGAACCCGCCTTCGAAAGGTACGCGCGGGCCTGCGCCGAGTGGCCCGCCGAGCGCGTCGCGCACACGACATGGATCCCCGAGCCGGAGATCCGGGCGCTCGCCGAGGAGATCGGCGCCGCCCGCTCGGTGACGTACTACGGCTGGACCGGCGTCGGCCAGAGCGCCAACGCCGCCCAGACCGAGCGCGCGCTGGCCACGCTGTACGCCTTGACCGGGTCCTACGACACGGAAGGCGGCAACCACCTGGTGCCCCCGCCGCCCTACAACCCGGCCACCTGGGCCGGCCAGCTCGCGCCCGAGCAGCGCGCCAAGGCGCTCGGTATCGACAAGCACCCGCTCGGCCCGCCTGCCTCCGGCTACGTCAACGCGGGCGACCTGTGCCGCGCCATCGAGACCCAAGAGCCGTACGCGGTGAGGGCGTTGATCGGATTCGGCTCCAACCTCGTGGTGGCGCAGCCCGACTCCGACCGCGTCGCACGGGCACTGCGCTCCCTCGAGTTCCAGGTGCACCTGGACCTGTTCGCCAACCCGACCAGCACCACCGCGGACATCGTGCTGCCGGTGAACAGCGCCTACGAGCACGAGGCACTGCGCTTCGGCTTCGAGATCGACCACCGGGCCCAGGAGCACACCCAGTTGCGGCCGCGCCTGACGGAACCGGTCGGCACGTCACGCTCCGACACCGAGGTCGTCTTCGACCTGGCGTGCCGCCTGGGGATGGGCGAGGAGTTCTTCGGCGGTGACGTCGAGGCCGCCTGGAACTGGCAGTTGGAGCCGCTCGGCCTGACCGTGGGCGAGTTGCGCGGGAGGCCGGGCGGGGTGCGGGTGCCGCGCCCCCGCGCGTTGCGGAAGTACGCCCGGCGCACGGGCGAGCCCGCGGCGCCCGGCGGCGAGGCCGTGGCCGGTTTCGGCACGCCCACCCGCAGGGTCGAGCTCTACTCGGAGCGCCTGTGGGAACACGGCCACCCGGCCGTCCCCGAGCACCGTTCGCCGGTCGAGCCCGACGCGGCCTTCCCGCTCGTCCTCACCTGCGCCAAGCACGGCCACTTCGTCCACAGCCAGCACCGGTCCCTCACCACGCTGCGCCGCCGCTCGCCCGACCCCTGCGTGGACATGAGCCCCGAGGCGGCGGCGGCGCGAGGCATCAGCGAGGGACAGTGGGTGGAACTGTCCACGCGCCTCGGCGGCATCCGCCTGCGGGCCCGCTTCGACGGCTCGCTGCACCCGTCGGTGGTGGTCAGCGAGTACGGCTGGTGGCAGGACGCCCCCGACCTGGCCCTGCCCGGCGCGGACCCGGTGAGCGGGGAGGGCAGCAACCTCAACCGTCTGATCGGCTATGAGGGAAGCGACCCGCTGAGCGGTTCGGTGCCGCTGCGCGCCTCGGTGTGCGAGATCCGGCCACTGCCCTCCGACGGCACCTGGAGCGGCACCCGCCCCTTCACGGTCACCGCCGTGGGCGCCGAGGGAAGCGGCGTACGCACCCTGCGTCTGGAGCCCGCCGACGGCGGACCGCTGCCGGACTACCGGCCGGGCCAGCACGTGACGGTGCACGCCGAGGACGCCTCCGGCGCGGCACGGCATCCCTCGCTCGGCCGCAGCTACTCGCTCACCGGCCCGGCGACCGCACCCGCCCGTACCTCCTACGACCTGGCCGTCCGGCATGTCCCCGACGGATCCTTCTCCACGTACGTCCACGAGGAACTGAGGGCCGGCAGCCGACTGCACCTGTCCGCGCCGGGCGGCACCTTCCGCATCCCCTCGGACACCGCCACCCCCGTGGTGCTGCTCGCGGGAGGCATCGGCGTCACCCCCTTCATGAGCTATCTGGAGACGCTCGCCGCGAGCGGAGGCACGGTCCCCGAGGTGGTCCTGCACCACGGCAACACCAACTCCGCCGATCACCCCTTCCGTACCCGCCTGCACGAACTGCGGGGTCGGGTAAGGGCGTTGAGGATCATCGACCACTACACCGCCCCCGGCGCGGACGACGTACTCGGCCGGGACCACGAACGCCGCGGCTTCATCACCGCCGATGACATCGACCCCGAACTGATCGCCCGCCGCGCCCGCTTCTACCTGTGCGGACCGCTGCCGATGCTCGACGCGCTCACCGAGGGGCTGCGGGCCCGCGGTGTACCGCGCTTCGAGATCTTCAGCGAGCGCTTCCGCTCCGCACCCCGGGAGGTCGATGTCCCGGACGACGCCGAGTTCGCGGTGCGCTTCGCCCGTTCCGGACGCTCCGTCACCTGGCGTACGACGGACGGCAGCCTGCTCGAACTCGGCGAACGCGCGGGTGTGTCCCTGCCGAGCGGATGCCGCGTCGGACAGTGCGAGAGCTGCGCCTGCACCGTGCTCACCGGCCGGGCCACCTCGCTCGTGCGCGTACCTGACGACCTGCCGGAGGAGACCGTCCTGACCTGCCAGTCGGTCCCGGCCTCCGACCTCGTCCTGGACGCCTGATACCGGATACGCGATGCCTGACGCCGGTCAGGAGTGGAACGCCAGGTAAGGGGCCACCAGCAGGAGCATGGCGATCAAGGCCGTCTTGAGCCGCTGTGCGGGCACGCGACGGGCGATCTTCCAGCCGATGAGTACGCCGATCAGTTCGGGCACACCGATGAGCGCGGCCAGCGGCCAGTTCACGTCGCCGCCGAGCAGATAACCGACCGTACCGAGCGAGGCGATCACCACGGACTGGGCCTGTGCCACGGCGAGCGCGGGCAGGACGGGGAGCCCGCACAGGATGAGGAGGGGAACGGAGAGCATCGGGCCGCCGAGCCCGAAGAGCCCCGCGGCGGTCGAGACCACCAGGCCCAGCGGCGCGGCGAGTCGGGCGGGCAGCCGCACGGGTGCGGTCCCGTCGTCCCCGGCACGCCGGACACGCCGCTCGCGGATCCACGTCAGGAGCGCGGTGACGGTCACCGCCGCGGCGAGCAGCACGCCGAACGCCCGGCCCTCGACCGCTCTGTTGAGCAGGACCCCCAGGGGCGTGCCCACCAGGGCCGTGGCGCAGAGGAGGAGAGCGGCGCGCCGGGTCGCCGGGTCGCGGAGTTGGCCGGAGCGTACGTACGCGGCGGTGCCCAGGGCCCCGGTCGCGACGTGCGTGGCGATGGCGGTACCGGCCACGGTGGCGGGGGACAGGCCGGTGAACAGGAACATGCCGATGGTGGGCAGCACGCCGCCGGGCCCGACCGCGGTGATGCCGATGCCGCCCGCCAGGCCGAAGAGGGCCAGGAGAACCGCCGTGGACGTGTCCACCTGAAAGGCCGCGTTCATCGGGGCCCCCGGTGCAGGGACGTGCTCAGCGTCAACCGGTCGGCGCGGACGCGCAGTGACTCGGCGTCGACCGGGCGCCCGTCGGGCAGGTGCGTGAGCCGGTCGATGGCGAAGAGCGGCGCGCCGTCCCGGATGCCGAGCAGGTCGGCCGAGTCACGGTCGGCGGTGATGGCGTGCACGGTGACGTCGGCGTAGCCCAGAGGACCGCCGATGACCTCCTCGATGAGGTCGAACACGTCGCGCCCGGCGAGATCGCGCTCCAGCAGGGGCGTTCCGATGTCCGGGGCGAGCCATGTCGTATCGACCGAGAGCGGTTCGCCGTCGAGCCGTCGCAGCCGCTCCAGGTGGACGGCCGGGCTGGTGTCGGGCAGGCGAAGGCGTTCGAGCGCGGAGCGGGGAGGCGCGGGCACGAGGCGCGCGACGCGCACCTCGTTGCGGACCGCGCCGTAGCCGTTCAGCGTCTCGGCGAGGCCGGTGAGACGGTCGAGTCCATGGCCGTACTTCGCGGTCACCACGCGGGTGCCCACCCCGCGCCGTCGGGTGATCAGTCCCTCGGCCCGCAGGAGGTCGAGTGCCGCGCGGACCGCGTTGCGCGAGCCGTCCAGGCTCCGGGCCAGCGCGTGCTCCTCGGGCAGTCGGCCGTCCTCGAAGGCGCCGCCGATGATCTGCTGGCGCAGCAGGTCGGCGAGCCTGCGGGCGCGCTGCGCACGCGAGTCTGAGGACGTGCCGGTCGCCCGTGGCGGTTCTCCCGCGCCGCCCCACCCCACGTCGCCCCCGGTCGCCTCCTGGCCCATGGCTCCACCGCCTCCTCGTCGCGGGCCGTGACCGGCCCCGGATTCGGCGGCGACGCTACTGCCCCATCATTTCGCCGGAGTTACGCCACCCGATGTGACCTGCGAAAACGCCTGACCTGGCGGAACGTCCAAGCGCGGGGCGGCAACGCCAGGGTCGTTCCCCTCGGACGCGAAGGCGCGCAGCAGATCGGCGGCGACGCTCACGGCGATGGTGGCGGGATCCTTCCCGGTGATGGCGGCAAGCCCGATCGGGGTCTTGATCCGGTTGATGGTGGCCTCGTCATGACCGCCCTCGGTGGCGAGGCGCTTGCGGAACCGCCCCCACTTGGCCGCCGACCCGATCAGCCCGATCGAGCCGAGTCGCGTGGTGCGCAAGGCGGCGTCGCAGAGAGCGGCGTCCTCGGCGTGGTCATGGGTCATGATCAGGACGTGGGTGCCGTGCGGCAGCTGGTCGAGAACCTCCTCGGGCAGCAGTGGCGTGTGATGCGTGTGGACCTGCGCCACCGCGTCCGCCAGCACGTCGAGCCGCTTCTCGGCGAGCATCTCGGAGCGGCTGTCGATCAGATGGAGGTCGAGGTCCTGACGGGCGAGGATGCGCGCCAGTTCGAGACCGACGTGCCCGACGCCGAAGACCGCGACCGCCCGTACCACCGGCAGCGGTTCGAGCAGCACCGACACCGTGCCGCCGCAGCACTGCACTCCATGACGGTTGGTCACTTTGTCGTTGAGGGCGAAGTCGAGCAGCTCCGGCTCCGGCTCGGCCGCGCCGATCATCTCCCGGGCCCGGTCGATCGCGACGGCCTCGACGTTGCCGCCGCCGATCGAGCCCCACGTCTCGCTGAGCCCCACGACGAGCTTCGCACCGGCCTCGCGCGGCGCATGGCCGCGCACGGTCGCGACGGTCACCAGGACGCCGGGCTCCCGGCGTGCCCGCAACCGCGCGACCGCGGCGACCCACGTCATGTCAGGCACCGCTCAACGCTTCCGCGCCGGGGTGCGCCGTACCGTCCACAGCAGGCCCGCGCAGCCCGTTGCCGGAGGGGCTGACCGCGGCAACTCCCTCGCGTGCGTGACCGTTCGATGAGGCGTCGCCCTCACGCGCGGCCTGCACCGCCCAGAACACCGCCTCCGGCGTCGCGGGCGAGGCCAGGTCGACGGCGACACCGCTCGGCCCGAACGCCGCGGCGGCCTGCCGCAACGCTTCGCGCACCGAGAACGCCAGCATCAGCGGGGGCTCGCCGACCGCCTTGGACCCGTACACCGCGCCCTCTTCCGAGGCGTTCTCCAGCAGCGTGACGTGGAACTCCTCGGGCATCTCCGAGAAGCTCGGCAGCTTGTACGTGCTCGCGGCCTGGGTGAGCAGACGCCCTCGGCCCGCACCGTCACCGGCGTCCCAGCGCAGGTCCTCCAGGGTCAGCCAGCCCGCGCCCTGCACGAAGCCGCCCTCGACCTGACCGATGTCGATCAGCGGGGACAGGCTGTCGCCGACGTCGTGCACGATGTCAACGCGCCGGATGCGGTACGCGCCCGTGAAGCCATCCACCTCCACCTCGGCCGCCGCGGCGCCGTGGGCGAAGTACTTGAACGGCGTACCCCGGAACGTCTTCGCGTCCCAGTGCAGCCCCTCCGTCCGGTAGAACCCGGCCGCCGACAGCTGAACCCGCTGGAAGTACGCGGTGCGCACCAGGTCGTCCCAGGCCAGCTCGGTGTCGTTGCCCAGGGCGCGCGCGACGCCCTCGACGATGCGTACGTCCGAGGCGCTCGACCCCAGTTGGGTGGCGGCCACCTGCAGGAGCCGCTCGCGCAGCTGCTCGCAGGCGTTCTTCACCGCCGCGCCGTTGAGGTCCGCGCCGGCGCTCGCGGCGGTGGCGGAGGTGTTGGGCACCTTGTCGGTCCGTGTCGGGGCGAGGCGCACCTTGTGCAGCGGGATGCCCAGGGTGGTCGCGGCCACCTGCAGCATCTTGGTGTGCAGACCCTGCCCCATCTCGGTGCCGCCGTGGTTGATCAGGACCGAGCCGTCCTTGTAGATCAGGACGAGCGCGCCGCCCTGGTTGAAGGCGGTGAGGTTGAAGGAGATGCCGAACTTGAGGCCGGTGACCGCGAGCGCCCGCTTGGTGTGCGGATGCGCGGAGTTGAACGCGGCGATCTCCCGCCGGCGCTCGGCGACGCCGCCGTTCTCCTTGACCTGCTGCCAGACGGCGGCGATCCGCTCGGGCTGGACGACCTGCTGGCCGTACGGCGTCGACTGGCCCCGCTGGTAGAAGTTCCGCTCCCGCAGCTCCATCGGGTCGAGGCCGAGCAGGGGCGCGCACCGGCCCATGATGTCCTCGATCACCAGCATGCCCTGCGGGCCGCCGAAGCCGCGGAAGGCGGTGTTGGACACCTTGTTGGTCCTGGCGATGCGGCCGGTGACGCGGGCGTTGGGAATCCAGTAGGTGTTGTCGATGTGGCACAGGGCGCGGGCCACCACCGGCTCGGACAGATCCAGGCTCCAGCCGCCGTCCGCGGTCAGCGTGGCGTCCAGGGCCCGGATGCGTCCGTCGGCGTCGAAGCCGATCCGCCACTCGGCGTGGAACCCGTGCCGCTTGCCGGACATGGTCAGGTCCTGGGTCCGGTTGAGGCGCAGCCGGACCGGGCGTCCGGTGAGCCTGGCACCGAGCGCCGCGACGGCCGCGAAGCCGTGCGGCTGCATCTCCTTGCCCCCGAAACCGCCGCCCATCCGCAGGCACTGCACGGTCACCTCGTGACTGTGCAGACCAAGGACGTGGGCGACGATCTCCTGGGTCTCCGAGGGGTGTTGGGTGCTGCTCTGCACGAACACCTGGCCGCTCTCGTCGATGTGGGCGAGCGCCGCGTGCGTCTCCAGGTAGAAGTGTTCCTGGTCGGAGAAGTGGATCTCGCCGGTGAACACGTGCGCGGAGTCGGCGAGTCCGGCGTCGACATCACCGCTCAGCATCACGGGCCTCGCCCCGTGGAAGCTGTCGGCCGCCATCGCGTCCTGCAACGTGATCAGTGAGGGCAGCTCGTCGAGCTCCACCTCCACGGCCGCCGCACCGAGCCGGGCGGCCTCCAGGGTCTCGCCGAGCACCCAGGCGACCGCGTGGCCGTGGAACATGACCTCGTCGGGGAACAGCGGCTCGTCGTGCTTCATCCCCGCGTCGTTGACGCCGGGCACGTCGGCACCGGTCAGCACGCGGACCACACCGGGTACGGCGAGCGCGGGCTCGGTGCGCAGCGCGGTGATCCGGCCGTGGGCCCGCATCACCTGGACCGGGTAGGCGTGCAGCACGTCCTTGGTGCGGGCGACCAGGTCGTCGGTGTAGAGCGCGGCGCCGGTGACGTGCAGGGTGGCACTCTCGTGCGGCATCGAGACACCGACGACCGGCTTCTCGGGGCGCTGGGACAGCTGACTCATGACGACACCGCCTCGGTGGTCCGTACGTGCAGTTTCCGCAGGCTCTGGCCGAGCATCGCGGATCGGTACAGGGCGCTCGCGCGATGATCGTCCATCGGCGTGCCCTCGCCCCGCAGCACCCGGGCCGCGTTCTCCACAGTCTGCGCCGACCACGGCTCGCCTTCCAGGACGGCCTCGGTGGCGAGGGCGCGGATCGGGGTCGCGGCCACGCCGCCCAGGCCGATCCGCGCCTTGCGTACGATCCCGTCCTCGATGTCGAGCGCGAGCGCGACCGCCACGCTGGAGATGTCGTCGAAGCGGCGCTTGGCGATCTTGTGGAAGGCCGTGACCCGCGACAACGGCAGGGGGAAGCGCACCGCGCGGATCAGTTCGCCGGGACGGCGCACGCTCTGCCGGTATCCGGTGAAGTACTCCGCGAGCGGGACCTCGCGCTCACCGTCGGCGTCGGCGAGCACGACCGACGCCTCCAGGGCCAGGAGCACCGGGGGAGTGTCACCGATGGGCGAGCCGGTGCCCAGATTGCCGCCGAGGGTCGCGCCGTTGCGGATGAGCCGGGAGGCGAACTGCGGGAAGAGCTCCGCGAGGAGCGGGACGCTGCCGTCGAGGCGGCGCTCGATCTCGGTGAGCGTCAGCGCCGCCCCGATCTCGATGGAGTCGGACTCCACACGCAGCCCCCGCAGTTCGGGCAGCCGGTCGACGGCGAGCACGCAACGCGCGCGTCGCGAGCGGATGTTGACCTCCACGCCCCAGTCCGTGGACCCGGCGACCACGACGGCGTTGGGCCGCTCGCGCAGCAACTCCAGCGTTTCGGCGAGAGTGTTCTTGCGCAGGAACGTGCTGTCGTCCCGGGTGTACTCGGTGGCGACCGGCGCGGGCGGGGACTGCTCGCGACGCTGTGCCAGAGGATCCTCGTCGGTGGGCATGCCGACGGCGAACGCGGCGTCGCGGATCGGGCGATAGCCGGTGCAGCGGCAGAGGTTGCCGCTCAACGCGTGCAGATCGAAACCGTTCGGACCGTGCTCAGCATCGGTCGACCCCGTGGAGTCGGCCGGATCCGTGTGCGCGCAGCGGCCGGGCCGGTAGTACTCGGCGGCCATGCTGCAGACGAATCCCGGTGTGCAGTAACCGCATTGGGAGCCGCCGCGTACGGCCATCTCCTCCTGCACCGGATGCAGGGAAGGCGGCGAGCCGGGCCGGTCGACGGTGGCGAGGCCCTCGGACGTGACGACCTCCTGCCCGTCGAGCGCCGCGACCGGAACCAGGCAGGAGTTGACCGCCACCCAGTCGGTGGGCTTGTCCACCCCGGGGCGGGCCACCAGGACCGAGCAGGCGCCGCACTCACCCTCGGCGCAGCCCTCCTTCGTGCCGGTGAGGCCGCGCCCGCGCAGGAAGTCCAGCACCGTGGCGTGCGGCGCGGCCGGTGCGATCGGTGTTTCGGTCCCGTTGACCGTGATCCGTGCCGCCGTCATGACGGGATTCCGCTGCGGCGCGCGTTCGGTCGGTGCGTCATGTTTGCCAATGTCAGGGAGCTTTCTGTGTGCGGACGCGCCGGACCGAAGGGGCAGGGGCCGACGCGGCCGAAGAAGCGGGCGCGAAACGGCACGCGACAGCGGCGTACCGGAAGAGAAGAGACCGGAAGAGGAGAGAAGAGAAAAAGGGGCGGGAAGCCCCGGAATGTGCCACTACGGCACAAACGTGTGCGGCCAGGCACATCGGAACGGCGTGCTCAGCACCCGTACGTATTCAGCAGCCGTGCGCGATCCGACCAGGAACCCAGGCCGTGCACTGGGCGAGGCGACCGAGATCAGAGCTGGTGTACATCCGCTGGTCGCCTCCTTTCGCTGGTCATGGGTCGGCGACTACCGAAAAGTAGTGGCCGGGGCCACGCAGGTCAAGGGATCGGACGGGTTCGTCCCTCCAGAGGTCTTGACAACTCGATTGGTCTGGACCAACTATGCGCACAGCAGCGGTGGCCACCGTCGTTCACATCCGCCCTTCACCTCTTCCTGGAGGCTCCCCGTGGACCGTGTACGTCAGGGCAGACCCGGCGTTCGCCGGAGATTCGGCGCGGCGCTGGCCGTCGGTGCGGCGGCCGCGCTCGCCGTCACCGGGCTCGCCGCTCCCGCGCAGTCGGCGGACGTCGAAGCGGCGGCCGCCCAAGCGGACGTCAACGTCGCCAAGAACGCCGGGTTCGAGTCGGACCTGAGCAACTGGACCTGCACCGCGAACAGCGGCGCCGCCGTCACGTCCCCCGTGCACGGCGGCACGAAGGCACTCAAGGCCACCCCGGCGGGCCAGGACACCGCCGAGTGTTCCCAGATCGTCAAGGTCAAGCCCAACTCGACGTACAAGCTGAGCAGTTGGGTGCAGGGCAGCTACGCCTACCTCGGTGCCCGGGGCACCGGAACCACCGACGTGTCGACCTGGACGCCGGGCACCTCCGCCTGGCAGCAGCTCTCCACCAGCTTCACCACCGGCGCGAACACCACGTCGGTCACCGTGTACACGCACGGCTGGTACGGGCAGAGCGCGTACTACGTGGACGACGTGAGCGTCCTCGGTCCCGACGGGGGCGGCGGCACCGACCCGGTGGAGATCCCGGCCGTGCCGACCGGACTCGCGGCGGGCACGACGACGTCCACGTCGGTGGACCTGTCCTGGACCCCGGTGTCCACGGCCACCGGGTACACCGTCTACCGCGACGGCACGAAGGTCGCCTCCTCCAGCGGCGCCGCCACGACGATCACCGGCCTCACGCCGGAGACCACGTACAGCTTCCAGGTGAGCGCGTCCAACGCGGCGGGTGAGTCCGCCAAGTCGACGGCGGTGTCCGCGCGGACCGGGAAGGGCGGTGGCGGGGACGGCGGCACCGTGCCCAAGCACGCGCTGACCGGTTACTGGCAGAACTTCAACAACGGCGCGACCGTGCAGAAGCTGCGGGACGTGTCGTCGCAGTACGACATCATCGCCGTCTCCTTCGCCGACGCCACCACCACACCGGGGCAGATCACCTTCAACCTGGACCCGGCCGTCGGCTACCCCTCCACCGCCGACTTCAAGGCGGACATCGCCGCGAAGCACGCGGCGGGCAAGTCCGTGATCCTCTCGGTCGGCGGCGAGAAGGGCACCATCTCGGTCAACAGCGACGCCTCCGCGACGGCCTTCGCGAACAGTGCCTACGCGCTGATGCAGGAGTACGGCTTCGACGGCGTCGACATCGACCTGGAGAACGGCCTCAACCCCACCTACATGACCAAGGCGCTGCGCCAGCTCGCCGCGAAGGCGGGCTCGAAGCTGGTACTCACGATGGCACCGCAGACCATCGACATGCAGTCCACCTCCGGTGGCTACTTCCAGACGGCGCTGAACGTCAAGGACATCCTCACGGTCGTCAACATGCAGTACTACAACAGCGGTTCGATGCTGGGCTGCGACGGCAAGGTCTACAGCCAGGGCAGCGTGGACTTCCTCACCTCGCTCGCCTGCATCCAGCTGGAGGGCGGCCTCGACCCCTCCCAGGTCGGCATCGGCGTCCCGGCGTCGACTCGCGCCGCGGGCAGCGGCTACGTGGCCCCCTCGGTCGTGAACAACGCCCTCGACTGCCTGACCCGCGGCACCGGCTGCGGCTCCTTCAAGCCGTCGAAGACGTACCCGTCCCTGCGCGGCGCGATGACGTGGTCCACGAACTGGGACGCGACAGCGGGCAGCACGTGGTCGAACTCCGTCGGCCCGAAGGTGCATAGCCTTCCGTAGCGAACGGTCTGACGAGGCGGGGCGAACCGACAACGGCTCGCCCCGCCTCGCCCAACAGGATGGGGGAAGGCGTGACGAAGCAGAGGCGCACGGAGAACGGGCTGAGCTGGATAGCCGGTGACCACAGGCCCGGTTTCACGCTCACGCTCAGCGAGGGATTCTCTCCGTACGAGCTGCTGCGCGGCGTCGGCGCCGATGAACGTCACATCGTCCCGCTGACCAACGCCGCGGCGTACGAACTGTTGCTCAGGGACCAGGAGGACCACATCAGTGACCTCGACTTCCTGGACTGGGAGGACGAAGAGGCGGTTGCCCGGCTGACGAACGGGGGCTTTCTGCCCGATCCGCCGGACACCATCGTCCGTGCGGGCTCGGTGACGGGCTGGGCTTACGCGTTGGAGGAGTTCCACTGCCATACAGGGGGCTACATCGCGGAGCTGTCCGAGCGGGGCCGCGCCTTCTGCGTGCATCGCAACGGCAAGGGCTTCAGCCGCGTCGACTATGCCCTGCACGGCGAGGTGGTGACGTCCTTCGAACTGGGTCTGCCACCCCTGACGAACGGCGCCGAAGCCGATCCTGTGCTTCGCTTCGTGCACAGCGGTGACGCGATCGACGACGTCTCCTTCCTGCGCTTC contains:
- a CDS encoding molybdopterin-dependent oxidoreductase, which gives rise to MIEERRSFCTLCKSRCGAIYTVTDGRITDVRPDPEHPTGAAMCPKGKSAPEIAHSTRRLTTPLRRTNPKSHPDPGWRPISWDEALDEIAERMREIAAESGPEAVAFAVATPSGTMVSDATEWIERFIRLFGSPNTVYSAEICNWHKDFAHAFTFGTPLPPPDYAHADLALLWGFNPAKTWLSQSAAVSAAQARGMRLAVVDPRRSTSALRADHWLRVRPGTDAALALGLAHLLIENGSYDEEFVRTWTNGPLLVRRDNGRFLRADELAAETQGFVVWDEADDGPRAYDTHAAARSPERFALRGAHRVRTLRGSVLCEPAFERYARACAEWPAERVAHTTWIPEPEIRALAEEIGAARSVTYYGWTGVGQSANAAQTERALATLYALTGSYDTEGGNHLVPPPPYNPATWAGQLAPEQRAKALGIDKHPLGPPASGYVNAGDLCRAIETQEPYAVRALIGFGSNLVVAQPDSDRVARALRSLEFQVHLDLFANPTSTTADIVLPVNSAYEHEALRFGFEIDHRAQEHTQLRPRLTEPVGTSRSDTEVVFDLACRLGMGEEFFGGDVEAAWNWQLEPLGLTVGELRGRPGGVRVPRPRALRKYARRTGEPAAPGGEAVAGFGTPTRRVELYSERLWEHGHPAVPEHRSPVEPDAAFPLVLTCAKHGHFVHSQHRSLTTLRRRSPDPCVDMSPEAAAARGISEGQWVELSTRLGGIRLRARFDGSLHPSVVVSEYGWWQDAPDLALPGADPVSGEGSNLNRLIGYEGSDPLSGSVPLRASVCEIRPLPSDGTWSGTRPFTVTAVGAEGSGVRTLRLEPADGGPLPDYRPGQHVTVHAEDASGAARHPSLGRSYSLTGPATAPARTSYDLAVRHVPDGSFSTYVHEELRAGSRLHLSAPGGTFRIPSDTATPVVLLAGGIGVTPFMSYLETLAASGGTVPEVVLHHGNTNSADHPFRTRLHELRGRVRALRIIDHYTAPGADDVLGRDHERRGFITADDIDPELIARRARFYLCGPLPMLDALTEGLRARGVPRFEIFSERFRSAPREVDVPDDAEFAVRFARSGRSVTWRTTDGSLLELGERAGVSLPSGCRVGQCESCACTVLTGRATSLVRVPDDLPEETVLTCQSVPASDLVLDA
- a CDS encoding sulfite exporter TauE/SafE family protein, producing the protein MNAAFQVDTSTAVLLALFGLAGGIGITAVGPGGVLPTIGMFLFTGLSPATVAGTAIATHVATGALGTAAYVRSGQLRDPATRRAALLLCATALVGTPLGVLLNRAVEGRAFGVLLAAAVTVTALLTWIRERRVRRAGDDGTAPVRLPARLAAPLGLVVSTAAGLFGLGGPMLSVPLLILCGLPVLPALAVAQAQSVVIASLGTVGYLLGGDVNWPLAALIGVPELIGVLIGWKIARRVPAQRLKTALIAMLLLVAPYLAFHS
- a CDS encoding GntR family transcriptional regulator, with the translated sequence MGQEATGGDVGWGGAGEPPRATGTSSDSRAQRARRLADLLRQQIIGGAFEDGRLPEEHALARSLDGSRNAVRAALDLLRAEGLITRRRGVGTRVVTAKYGHGLDRLTGLAETLNGYGAVRNEVRVARLVPAPPRSALERLRLPDTSPAVHLERLRRLDGEPLSVDTTWLAPDIGTPLLERDLAGRDVFDLIEEVIGGPLGYADVTVHAITADRDSADLLGIRDGAPLFAIDRLTHLPDGRPVDAESLRVRADRLTLSTSLHRGPR
- the xdhC gene encoding xanthine dehydrogenase accessory protein XdhC, coding for MTWVAAVARLRARREPGVLVTVATVRGHAPREAGAKLVVGLSETWGSIGGGNVEAVAIDRAREMIGAAEPEPELLDFALNDKVTNRHGVQCCGGTVSVLLEPLPVVRAVAVFGVGHVGLELARILARQDLDLHLIDSRSEMLAEKRLDVLADAVAQVHTHHTPLLPEEVLDQLPHGTHVLIMTHDHAEDAALCDAALRTTRLGSIGLIGSAAKWGRFRKRLATEGGHDEATINRIKTPIGLAAITGKDPATIAVSVAADLLRAFASEGNDPGVAAPRLDVPPGQAFSQVTSGGVTPAK
- the xdhB gene encoding xanthine dehydrogenase molybdopterin binding subunit, with the protein product MSQLSQRPEKPVVGVSMPHESATLHVTGAALYTDDLVARTKDVLHAYPVQVMRAHGRITALRTEPALAVPGVVRVLTGADVPGVNDAGMKHDEPLFPDEVMFHGHAVAWVLGETLEAARLGAAAVEVELDELPSLITLQDAMAADSFHGARPVMLSGDVDAGLADSAHVFTGEIHFSDQEHFYLETHAALAHIDESGQVFVQSSTQHPSETQEIVAHVLGLHSHEVTVQCLRMGGGFGGKEMQPHGFAAVAALGARLTGRPVRLRLNRTQDLTMSGKRHGFHAEWRIGFDADGRIRALDATLTADGGWSLDLSEPVVARALCHIDNTYWIPNARVTGRIARTNKVSNTAFRGFGGPQGMLVIEDIMGRCAPLLGLDPMELRERNFYQRGQSTPYGQQVVQPERIAAVWQQVKENGGVAERRREIAAFNSAHPHTKRALAVTGLKFGISFNLTAFNQGGALVLIYKDGSVLINHGGTEMGQGLHTKMLQVAATTLGIPLHKVRLAPTRTDKVPNTSATAASAGADLNGAAVKNACEQLRERLLQVAATQLGSSASDVRIVEGVARALGNDTELAWDDLVRTAYFQRVQLSAAGFYRTEGLHWDAKTFRGTPFKYFAHGAAAAEVEVDGFTGAYRIRRVDIVHDVGDSLSPLIDIGQVEGGFVQGAGWLTLEDLRWDAGDGAGRGRLLTQAASTYKLPSFSEMPEEFHVTLLENASEEGAVYGSKAVGEPPLMLAFSVREALRQAAAAFGPSGVAVDLASPATPEAVFWAVQAAREGDASSNGHAREGVAAVSPSGNGLRGPAVDGTAHPGAEALSGA
- a CDS encoding xanthine dehydrogenase small subunit, which gives rise to MTAARITVNGTETPIAPAAPHATVLDFLRGRGLTGTKEGCAEGECGACSVLVARPGVDKPTDWVAVNSCLVPVAALDGQEVVTSEGLATVDRPGSPPSLHPVQEEMAVRGGSQCGYCTPGFVCSMAAEYYRPGRCAHTDPADSTGSTDAEHGPNGFDLHALSGNLCRCTGYRPIRDAAFAVGMPTDEDPLAQRREQSPPAPVATEYTRDDSTFLRKNTLAETLELLRERPNAVVVAGSTDWGVEVNIRSRRARCVLAVDRLPELRGLRVESDSIEIGAALTLTEIERRLDGSVPLLAELFPQFASRLIRNGATLGGNLGTGSPIGDTPPVLLALEASVVLADADGEREVPLAEYFTGYRQSVRRPGELIRAVRFPLPLSRVTAFHKIAKRRFDDISSVAVALALDIEDGIVRKARIGLGGVAATPIRALATEAVLEGEPWSAQTVENAARVLRGEGTPMDDHRASALYRSAMLGQSLRKLHVRTTEAVSS